From Nicotiana tabacum cultivar K326 chromosome 15, ASM71507v2, whole genome shotgun sequence, the proteins below share one genomic window:
- the LOC142169648 gene encoding putative mitochondrial protein AtMg00860, with protein MAPAELKELKIQFQELLEKGFIRPSVSPSRAPILFVKKKDGTLRLCINYRKLNKNSEAHDKHLRIILRILEEKNLYAKHSKCKFWLSEVAFLGHLVSTEGVKVDPRMIQAIVEWKPPKSPNEIRSLLDLAGYYRRFVKGFSIIDSPLTKLLRKDVKFVLDEKCQERFENLISLLTKDPILTLPMEEKEYAIYSDASHHGLGCVLMKEGK; from the exons ATGGCTCCAGCAGAATTAAAGGAGTTAAAAATTCAATTTCAAGAACTTCTTGAGAAGGGTTTTATTCGCCCAAGTGTTTCTCCTTCGAGAGCTCctattttatttgtgaaaaagaaagatggcactCTTCGGCTTTGTATTAATTACAGGAAATTGaataag AATAGTGAAGCTCATGATAAACATCTCCGGATTATCTTGCGAATTTTGGAGGAGAAAAATCTCTATGCTAAACATTCCAAATGTAAATTTTGGCTTAGTGAAGTGGCTTTTTTGGGACATCTTGTGTCTACTGAAGGTGTGAAAGTTGATCCTAGAATGATTCAAGCTATTGTTGAATGGAAACCGCCGAAAAGTCCAAATGAAATAAGAAGTTTGTTGGACTTAGCGGGATACTATAGAAGGTTTGTCAAAGGCTTCTCCATTATAGACTCTCCTTTGACTAAACTTTTGAGGAAGGACGTGAAGTTCGTGTTGGATGAAAAATGCCAAGAGAGGTTTGAAAACCTCATATCATTATTGACTAAAGATCCTATACTTACTCTACCAATGGAAGAGAAAGAGTATGCGATATATAGTGATGCTTCTCATCatggtttgggttgtgttttgatgAAAGAAGGAAAGTAG